From Indicator indicator isolate 239-I01 unplaced genomic scaffold, UM_Iind_1.1 iindUn_scaffold_172, whole genome shotgun sequence, a single genomic window includes:
- the LOC128980430 gene encoding feather keratin Cos1-2-like, which yields MSCCSPCQPCGPTPLANSCNEPCCVRCQDSIVAIQPSAVVVTLPGPILSSFPQNTAVGSSTSAAVGSILSSQGVPISSGGFDLSCLGRGYCGRNCLPC from the coding sequence atgtcctgctgcagcccatgcCAGCCCTGTGGCCCAACCCCACTGGCCAACAGCTGCAATGAGCCCTGCTGTGTCAGGTGCCAGGACTCCATCGTTGCCATCCAGCCCTCTGCCGTGGTGGTGACCCTGCCCggccccatcctcagctccttcccacagaaCACCGCCGTgggctcctccacctctgctgccgttggcagcatcctcagctcTCAAGGAGTGCCCATCAGCTCCGGGGGCTTTGACCTCTCCTGCCTGGGCAGAGGCTACTGTGGCAGGAACTGCCTCCCCTGCTAG
- the LOC128980429 gene encoding feather keratin Cos1-2-like, which yields MSCCSPCQPCGPTPLANSCNEPCCVRCQDSIVAIQPSAVVVTLPGPILSSFPQNTAVGSSTSAAVGSILSSQGVPISSGGFDLSCLGRGYCGRNCLPC from the coding sequence atgtcctgctgcagcccatgcCAGCCCTGTGGCCCAACCCCACTGGCCAACAGCTGCAATGAGCCCTGCTGTGTCAGGTGCCAGGACTCCATCGTTGCCATCCAGCCCTCTGCCGTGGTGGTGACCCTGCCCggccccatcctcagctccttcccacagaaCACCGCCGTGGGCTCCTCCACCTCCGCTGCCGttggcagcatcctcagctcTCAAGGAGTGCCCATCAGCTCCGGGGGCTTTGACCTCTCCTGCCTGGGCAGAGGCTACTGTGGCAGGAACTGCCTCCCCTGCTAG
- the LOC128980424 gene encoding feather keratin Cos1-1/Cos1-3/Cos2-1, whose protein sequence is MSCCKPCEPCCQPCGPTPLANSCNEPCCRQCQSSTVVIEPSPVVVTLPGPILSSFPQNTVVGSSTSAAVGSILSCNGVPINSGGFDLSCITNRYCCRPC, encoded by the coding sequence ATGTCCTGCTGCAAGCCCTgtgagccctgctgccagccctgtgggCCAACCCCACTGGCCAACAGCTGCAacgagccctgctgcaggcagtgccagagCTCCACTGTGGTCATTGAGCCCTCCCCTGTGGTGGTGACCCTGCCAggccccatcctcagctccttccctcagAACACTGTTGTgggctcctccacctctgctgctgttggcagcatcctcagctgtAATGGAGTCCCCATCAACTCCGGGGGCTTTGACCTCTCCTGCATCACCAATCGCTACTGCTGCAGACCCTGCTAA